TTTGGAATAAACCCGCATCGGTAACCCGGTGCGGGTTTTTCTTTTCCTGCAAACGAGTTGAGAAGGACAGCCCCGATGAGACTGGTGAACTCCGGGAATGACGAATCCAGTGGATGCGTATTTTTTTCCTCCCCATGCTGCCAGCCTCCGCCTATCACCCGGGCCGGATGTCGTCCCAATTCCTTCCCGTCTTCGTTCAGATCCTCGTGGCCATCGGCTTCGCGGCGGTGAGCCTCACCTTGAGCGTGCTGCTCGGGAAGTCCGCTCGTCGGAATGCGACGAAGGATAGCGCGTATGAGTGCGGTATGTTGCCGATCGGTGATGGTGCGCCGCGCTTCTCGGTAAAGTTCTATTTGGTGGCGATGCTCTTCGTGATCTTCGACATCGAGGTGGTATTCATGTATCCGTGGGCAGTGCAGTTCCGCGATCTCGTGGCTGGCGGAAACGCAGTGCCGCTTGTCTCGATGGCAGGCTTCGCCGGCGTGCTGGCCTTCGCTTACGTCTATGCCCTGAAGAAGGGCGCGCTGAGCTGGAAGAACTGAGACTCCAGGTTACTGCTCGATTACGCCAATTTTAGGCAACGAGGCGTCTCATCGGGCCTTGGGGAAACCGATCGCTGGATCGATGGATCCAGATCATGGGCTCGGCTTAGCCTTTTGTCAGCATTGCATCCTTCGGGGTAGGAAGCTCCAAACTTCAGGAACTTCACCGCGGGGCACCATACAATGCGCACAAACAGGCCGAGAAGCATGATCGAAAGAACGATCATCAGCAGCGCCAGGAGCAAGGTGGAGATGAAATCGCTCACCTCGGTCCTGCCTATCATGATCTCTCCTGCCGACCCAATGAGCAGCTCAGCGCAAGGAACGATGATGGTTCGCAGGAAGCTGCCAACGATTGATCCGATCGCGGAGGCAGCGATCTGAGCGAGCACGAGAACGACAAAGATCGAGCGAAGAGAAATCATCGCTCCTCCCTCAGCGATCCCGCTACCTAGCCTCAATTCGCCGCCCGGGCGGATGACCCTTCAGGAAGAAGAAGCCCTTCTCCGGCGGAACACGAAGCGGGCCAACCCGAGGCCTCCCAGCACGCAGGAGGAAGACTCGGGAACGGAGGTGAGATGGAAATTTCAGGCTGCTACCCTCCAGAACGAAACCTCCCGAAAAGAGGCCGCCGTTTGAGTAGCTGAAGTCGGTCCTCGCTGATGTTCGCGCTGGTATCTCCTGAGCCCTTCTCGCCGACTCCACCACGCAACCACGCCAGCCAAGCTGATGCTCTCCCGCAGCACCCTCACCATGAGCCATGCGGACAATGTCGACCCACAGGGCATGATCCGCTCTGGCGGGTTTTATTGAGCTCCCGCACCAGGAAAGGATGTGTCTCCTCGGTACGCGCCCCATCAAAGTCCGCTAACAGGTCCCATAGCTCCTGAAGGCGCCCATCCCGCCGAGGGCACGGAGAGTGGAGAAGAGTCGGTATCCGTCGCCATTCTCACGAACCGCAATGAGTCTAACAGGCCACGGACCTGCTATTCAAAATGGCCTCAATCTGACGTCGTCACGCAATGAGATCCTGCACGACATGTCCATGGACGTCGGTAAGCCGGAAGTCACGACCGGAGTAACGGTAGGTGAGCTTCTCGTGATCGAAGCCGAGGAGGTGAAGCATGGTGGCGTGCAGGTCGTGCACGTGCACCGGCTTCTCGACGGACTTGAAACCGAAGTCATCTGTCGCACCGTGGACGTGGCCGCCTTTCACGCCGCCACCAGCCATCCACACGGTAAAGCCGAAGTGGTTGTGGTCGCGACCCTTCATCTTGCCAGCATTGGAGCCAGCTTGGGGAAGCTCAACCGCCGGGGTGCGACCGAACTCCCCGCCCCAGAGGACCAGCGTTTCATCGAGCAGACCACGCATCTTGAGATCAGCAAGGAAGGCACCGATGCCTTGATCACATTCCTTCGCAAGGCGACGGTGATCCTCGATGTCATCGTGGCTATCCCATGGCTGGCCATTGCCATGCCAGAGCTGGATGAAGCGGACACCGCGTTCGAGCAAGCGGCGGGCCATGAGGCATTGACGCGCGAAGGCACCCGGGCCGTACATGTCGCGGACATGCTGCGGCTCCTTCGTGACATCGAAGGCGTCGGTCGCCTCGCTTTGCATGCGGTAGGCGAGTTCGAAGCTACGGATGCGGGCCTCGAGCTGTGGATCGTGATCGTGGGAAGCCAAGTGGCGCTCGTTGAGACCACGCAGAAAGTCGAGCTGGCGGGCTTGGCGGGAGTCGCGTGCCGAAGGATTCCGCAGGTTTTGGATCATCTTGCCGACCTGCTCGATCGAGCTGTCGAGGTAGGTGCCTTGGAAGTTTCCGGGGAGGAAGGAAGAGCGCCAGTTCTCCGCACGCTTGATCGGCATGCCGCCGGGACAGAGCGAGACATAGGCGGGGAGGTTCTCGTTCTCGCTGCCGAGACCGTAGCTGATCCAAGAACCCATGGAAGGACGCGGCAAACGGCCATCGCCGCAATTCATGAGCATTAGCGATGGCTCATGGTTCGGCACGTCCGCGGTCATAGAGCGGATCACGCAAAGATCATCGGCATGCTGTGCGGTGTGATGGAAAAGCTCGCTGACCTCGAGGCCGCATTCACCATAGCGCTGGAACTCGAAGGGTGTGCGAAGCGCGGCACCGGTCGGGCGTTCAGTCTTCAGTCCTTCGAGCGGCATGGTCTTGCCATGGAACTCCTGGAGCTTCGGCTTGCGATCGAAGGTGTCCACCTGCGATGGCCCGCCATTCATGAAGAGATGCACCACACGCTTCGCCTTCGGCGCGAAGTGCGGCTGGACGATCCCGGAGCTGCTGCCCATGGCAGAAGCTGTGCCGGTCATCAGCCCGCCAAGCGCCATGGCACCGAAGCCCATGCCGCAACGCTGCAGGAAATCGCGCCGGTCGAGCACGACGTCATTCGGAGTGAGCGCGTGGTGGGACATGGGGATCAATCAATGAAGTGAAATTCGTTGGAGGCCCAAAGCATCTGGACCAGATCGGACCAAGGGTCTGCCGGAGCAATGCCAGAGGCCGGCTTGTCCGATGTGGGGAACTGGCTGGCGAAATCACCCACTTCCACCACCGGAGAACCTTCGTTCTCGCGACCTTCGACATGGATATTCCAAGCAACCCCGCCGCAGGAATCTCCGTCTGGGGCACGAAGTACGAAATCCATGGTATCTCCCGGTTTGACATCGATCCAAGCACCTTCGAGGCGGGATTCCGATTCGGGTCCCAGCTTGGCCTCAGCCAAGATCTGACCTTCGCCATCAATGCGCCACGCAAGGGTATCGCCACCTTTCTGGGTACGCTTGATATTACCAATCATCCGGACATGACCTGCACCGGTGGCGACCCAGCGGAGAACCATCGCGTGCCTCGCAGAAGCATGGCCGCCGCCAGCGCCGGCATTGAGCCAACGGACCGGGGCGGTAGCCGGATCGGGCCCGGTCTTCCAGACATTGTCCGCGAAGATCGGAAAGCTGGAGAGCTCTTCGGTAGGCTTCCCGACATCGGGACCATGGCGGACTTCCCAATAGCCACCCAGACGCGGGGCGTAATCCTTCGGGCTTGCGGAAGCGATCCAATCCAAGGCACCGCGGATCTCGTCCTCTGCGGGAACACGGCGGAAAAGCTTGTGATAAACGTAGGTGACCCGTGCTCGATCATCGGGCAGGCCTTTGAAGTCGGCATCCTGCGTGAGACGTTCCGCCTGCCGGAGAACGAGCGGGCCGTTGAGGAAATACAGGGCCTGTTGCGGCACCGTGGTTTCAACGCGCTTCGGGCTGTGATGATCCGGATGCGGAAGATCGAAGGAAACGAAGGTACCGGGAAGATCGTAACGGTCGACGAAAGCGTAGAGACTGCGGCGTGGATCCGAACCTGCGTTGTCCAGATTCACCGAACGCCCGCCAGTACCACGGGTGTCGAGCGCACCGCTGTTGGCAAGCACGCGGTCCCGCATGGTCTCGAAGTCGAGACGGCGGCGATTCCATTTCCAGAAAAAGGTATTTGCCTGATCCTTCGCGTCGTTTTCCTTCGCACCCACTGAATCGAGCTTGAAGGCATTCGAGGTCAGGAGCAGCCGGTGCATCTCCTTGATCGATCCGCCCTTCTCTTGGAATGCTACGGCCAAGGTGTCGAGTAAAGGCAACAACTCCGGTCGCGGCGTCTGCGGACCGAAGTCGCCTGGTTCCACCAGCGGTGCACCAAAGTGCCATGCCCAGAGGCGATTCACGATCACGCGGGCAGTAAGAGGATTTGCGGGATCGGCAATCTTCTCCGCGAGCGAGAGGCGTGGGCTCTTGCCGTCCTCATATTTGCCACCGCCAAGGAAGCTAAGCCACTGGCGATCGAAGGTCTCGCCACGATTCGCAGGATTGCCGCGCAGGAAGATCACCGCCTGCGACCACTCCTTGCGATCACTCAGACTCATCGCACGCGGCGGGGAACCCGGATGCTCTGCCATCACCTTGCTCATGGCGCTGGCACGCTGGCGGCGTTGATTGCCGTCCTCCTGGTTCATGAATTCGGAAATACGATTCACATCGTAGCTCAGCGGGCAGCCCCCGTCCTTCGCGAGTCCGGCGAGTTCAGTCCCCTCCCCCGGGGAAATCCATTCATTGGCCAGCGCTTCGCACAGCGCCTTGCGAGCGGCGTCATCAGGCGCCGCGTCCATTTCCTGCACCCACTGCCTGAGGCGCGGCGGGCCGTCTTCTTTCCAGGCGCGCTCAGCCAGGAAGTCTTTCCAACGCATCAAGGCATTCGCCCGAAGCTTGCCGCGGTTGAAGCCTTCGGCGGTCGCCTTGCCGCGATCCCAGTCGTCCTTCTTGGCACGCCAGGCGAGTTCGAGATAATTTGGAAGTGCTTCCTTCGAGCGGACGTGATCGACGATCGCCTGGCGAGCCTGACGATCAATGTCCTCGAGCCTCGCGACCTCCGTTTGATAAGCGGCGAAGGCTCCTTCGTCCACCGGCTTGCCGATCACCGGCTTGTCTTCCGGCTCGTCGGTATTTTCAAGGATCGAGTACAGCGAGTAGTAGTCCTTCGTCGTGATCGGATCCGTCTTGTGATCGTGGCAACGGGCACAGGCCACGGTGCTCGACATGAACCCACGTGTAACGACGTCCACGCGGTCATCGATCGTTTCCACCGGGCCATTGCGGATTCCCACGGTGAGAAATCCGAGCGCCGCGAGATCGGGATGATCGGGGCGATCCACCATCAGATCGGCCGCGATCTGAAGCTTCACGAAGCGATCATAGGGAAGATCCTCGTTGAAGGCTTTGATCAGCCAATCCCGATAGGTGTAGGCGAAGGGATACCGGTTATCTTGATCAAAATTGTAGCCGCGGGTGTCGGCGTAGCGGGCCACGTCCATCCAGTGGCGCGCCCAACGCTCGCCATAAGCCGGACTTGCGAGCAGCTCGTCGATCAACGCGCGCCAAGTGGCGTCATCGGGATTCTCTTCGAAGCGACGCAACTGCTCATCGGATGGCGGCAGCCCGGTGAGCGTGAAGGCCGCGCGTTCCAGCCACTGGTGTGGAGCGGCCAGCGGGGCGGGCTTCAATCCGGCCTTCGCCCATGCAGCCGCGAGTAGAGAATCCACCGGATGGGCCTGCACGGGGACCTCCGATTTCACGGGCGAGACATAGGCCCAATGTTTCTGCTCCGCAAAGGTGCAGGAAACCAAGGCCAGCATGACGATCGGCAATCGCATCAGATGGAAAAACGGGACGGGACTCGTCCGACAAATCTTTCACCGCTGCGCAAGATCGCCAGTGCTGAAATCCGGCCGCCAAATCGCGACCTATGATTGGAAATCAGCGCTTTGACGAGTCTTCGATCGCTCTCACGATGACGCTTTTCACCCCAAGGGCGGCACCTGGTCCGGCTCCAATCCGGATCTGGTCGAAATTGAGGCCTGGAAGAAGCTTCGAGCGAATGAGCGGATGCGGCCCCGGCTCCGCACCTTCATGGAGCTCCACGGAGCCGTCGCGGCGGTCGTAGCGCAGGGTCATGGTGCGCGGCCCCTCCTCGTAAGCGGCCGGCTTGAGAGGGACCAGACTGCGTTTCACATCGAGCGACCAAGTTTCCTCGGGGCCGAAGCTATCACCAAAAAAGCAGACCTCGTATCCCTCCTGATAGAGGCTGAAACCGGACCACTCGGGGGTGTGAAAGGGCGCTGCCGAGGTCTCCGCCGTTTCCACTCTCACGAGCAGGACCGGCCGGGACACGGAGAGGGCATCCGCGGGCAAATAGAAGTAAGCTTCGAATTCGCTGCCCTCGAGGTGATTCCCCACAATCTTCGGCGCACCTTTCTCAAGGCGCCAATGGCTGGCCCCCACAGCGGGACGACGACCGGTTTCGAAGGTTCCCGAGTCAAAATGGTCTTCAAGCATCGGGCGAACTTCCGGGGTCAGGGAAACGAAATCCTGCTCCCGGGATTCAATGCGTTGGATGGATCCCTCCCCATTCACGGAAGCGGCCTCTTTCGCCTTGAGGATATTCGTGGAGGCTCCGGCGGCTGCTTTCAGATTGATCTCGCCTTCAAAGACATGGACTTCATCGAGGCCGCCCGGCTTCGCGAGTACTCCGAAAGATGCGGCTTGTGCATTCGCAACAAGAGAGGGCGCTTTCACCGTGAGAGCTTCAACATCCTGCGGGATTTGGAAACGAGCCCGGCCGCTTTCCAAGCGAAGGGTTTTATCCGACTCATAGACAATGCTGGCAGGAGCCTGCACCACGGCCACGGTTTGCCGGGGCAGGCTGAGGCGGACCCAACCGCGATCCACGGTTAGGCGGGAGCCAGGTGCAAAGCCCGATCCATCGACGGCAGGGCGGCCATCGAGATTTGCGGAGGCATCGGCCGAGAAGTCGCAGCCCGCCATGAGCCGAGTGGCCTTACCGGGAGAGAACCATTTCCATGCCGCAAGGGAGAGAGCCGCGAGGACGACAAAGGTGATGATCCCGGTGATCCAGCGGGGCGCACGGCTGGGAACGGGCGGAGCATCGCCTGCCTGGCTGCGCCCTTCGTATTCCTCACAGAGCGAGTGGTGAAGGAGAGCGTGCTCGCGGTAGAGGGCCAGCAATTCCGGCTCCTCGCCAAGGCGGCGCTGGAGATCGAGAAAGGCGCTTTCGCCAAGGGTACCCTCGAAGGCAGCCATGACGAGCTGGTGGTCGGAAAGTCTCATGTGGGGGAGGTGCCTTGATCCTGGAAGCGGCGCTCGATGCATTTGCGCAAGGCGCCGCGGAGATTGAAGAGGGTGGCTTTGAGCGTGCCCGGACTCCGCTGGATGAGCTTGGCATACTCTTCCAAGGGAGCGCCGCTGGCGTAGCGGTGCTGGAGGAGCTCACGGTCCTTCGGGCGCAGCTTGGCGAGGCAGTGATGGAGGGCCTGATGTCGGGTTTCGAGCTCCTCGGGATCCGCCTCAAGCACGGGAGAGATGCGCTCCACCAATTCGTCATCGAACACCAGCCAGCCTTTTGAGGCGAGGCGGCGGCGGTGGTTCATGAGGTGGTAGCGGATCACTTGAAACGACCAAGCTTTGAAGCTGGTGCCTGCTTCGAAGGTCGCTCGCTTCTGCCAGAGGATGATATTCACCTCCTGAAGCAGGTCGCGGGCGGCCGACGAACCGGGCATGAGAGCACGGATGAAGGCGAGCATGGCCGTCTGGTGATCAGTCAACTCGCGGACGAAGTCTTCGGAGACGTCGTTTTCCCCTGGGTGGCGGGCGGGATCCATTGTCCTCTTTTAAGGGGATGTTGCTCGCGGGCGAAAGGTTTAGATTCGGCGGACAGTTCCCTGCTTTCCCACTGGGAATCCCGCAAACCCTGCCTACAGTTTCCCCATGCCCAGCAAGAAGGACATCCTCGACCTCCATTTCATGGACGCGCGGTACAAGCTGATCGATCTCGCCGCCTTTCTCGACCGGGTGGAGCGCCATCCCGGAGAAGCCGATTTCCGGCTGGAGGGTCTGAAGAAGGCCCTGCCGATCTTGCTTTCCGACCAACCAGGACGGGCAAAAGCGGTGCTGGAAGCACTGTCCGATCACTCCACGGAACCGGCGGAGAAGGCGACGATCCAGTTTGCCTACGGCGCGCCGCAGGCGTGAGGAAATCATCAACCATCCATCTCCCAATCATCCATCGAAGCGCGGCCTATGGCCGAAGTTCCTTTTCGGACTCCACGTCTCTCGCCCTGCGCTGCCTGCTTTCCCATGAAATACATCGAGCCCCATGCCCACATGGTCAGCCGCACCACGGACGACTATGAAAAGCTCGCCTTGGCCGGTTGTGTCGCACTGTGTGAACCCTCCTTCTGGGCGGGATTCGACCGTTCGTCGCCGGCGGGTTTCTACGATTACTACCGCCAGCTCACGGAGTACGAGCCGAAGCGCGCCGCGAAGTATGGCATCCCCCATTTCTGTTGGCTGTGCATTAACCCGAAGGAGGCGGAAGACGCCGGCTTCGCGCGGGAAGTGATGTCGATCATCCCGGAATTCCTCGACAAGCCGACGGTACTGGGGATCGGGGAAATCGGCCTGAACAAGAACACGAAGAGCGAGCTGGCAATCTTCGAGGAGCACGTACAACTGGCGCTCGACCGCGACCTGCCGATCCTGATCCACACGCCGCACCTGGAAGACAAGCTGAAGGGAACCCGGCTAATCCTGGATGCCCTCGGCTCATTCTCCAAGCTGGACCGCGGGAAAGTGATCATCGACCACGTGGAGGAACATACGGTGAACCTCGTACTTGAGCAGGGCTACTGGGCAGGCATGACGCTCTACCCTGAAAGCAAGTGCACGCCGAACCGGGCGATCGACATGCTGGAGACCACCGACAGCGACCGGCTCTGGCTGAACTCGGCCTGCGACTGGGGCGTCTCCGATCCGATGGCGGTGGTGAAGTGCGGCTTCGAGATGAAACGGCGCAAGCACACACCGGAGCAGATCGAAAAGGTACTCTACGAAAATCCGCTCCGTTTCCTGAGCCAGTCGAAGAACTTCAAAATCTGACTCCGCCTAAGGCGGGGATAATACCTCCTGGCCTCAGACTTTTGGCACGCGCATCGCGAGGACCTTGTCCACGCGGATGCCGTCCATGTCCACGATCTCGAAACGCCAGTCGCTGGCCTCAATGATGTCGCCCTCGGTCGGCACGCGGGAAAGCCGTTGGGAGAACCAGCCAGCGAGCGTTTGATATTCGTCGCCCGCGCCTTCGGGTTTCTCAAAGCCCTTCAGGAAGGTCTCGAGCTTCTCGATTTCGAAGAGGCCATCAATCAGCCATGAACCGTCCTTGCGCTGCTTGATCGGCATCGAGAGGCGCTCTTCTTTCGAAGGAACATCGCCAACGATTGCTTCCATCAGGTCGATGAGGGTGACCATGCCAATGACGCCGCCGAATTCATCAACGACGAAGGCCGCGTGATGGCCGGTGCGCCGGAAATCCTCCAAGAGCAGGCTGGCCTTCTGGACCTCAGGGATCAGCAGGGGCGGCTGCATGAGATTCTGGAAACGGACCTCGATCCCCGCGGCAAGCTGGGCATAGCAATCCTTCACGGAAACCACGCCCACCAGATTATCCCGCTGGCCGTGATAAACAGGAAAGAAACCCTGGGTGCTCTTTACGATGCGCGGCCAGACATCGGCATGCCTTTCATCCCGCTCGATCCAGACCATTTTCGGGCGAGGGATCATGATGTCGTAAGCTTCGAGTTTGTCGAAGCCCAGGACGCCTTCCATCATTCGCGACTCCGAGCGCTCCACCCCGCCAGCGACCATTCCTTCACGGATCAGCACGGTGAGTTCCTCGCGGGAGAGCTTTGATTCTTCGCTTTCTTGGACCCCGCAGAGCTTCAACAGGCTGCTGGTGGACCAAGAGAGGAGAGTAACGAAGGGCGAGGCGATGCGCGAGAGACCGGACATGGGGCCCGACATCATGCTCGCGATCCCTTCCGGATACTGCATGGCGAGCCGCTTCGGCACCAGCTCACCAATCACCAGGGAGAGGTAGGTGAGTGCGCCAATGACGATGGTGAAGGACACTTCCTGAGCCGCGTTTCCAAGGAAGGGCTCCAGCACCGGGCTCAAACGCGCGGAGAGGCTGGCACCCCCGAAGGCACCGGCGAAGATTCCGACGAGCGTGATCCCGATCTGGACCGTGGAGAGGAAGCGGTTCGGCGAATCGGCTAGGCGAAGCGCGCGAGCCGCCCCCTTGCTGCCGCTTTCGGCCCGGGCTTGGAGGACGGCGCGACGCGACGAAACGATCGCGATTTCGGTCATCGCGAAGAGGCCGTTGCAGA
This portion of the Luteolibacter luteus genome encodes:
- a CDS encoding sigma-70 family RNA polymerase sigma factor; this translates as MDPARHPGENDVSEDFVRELTDHQTAMLAFIRALMPGSSAARDLLQEVNIILWQKRATFEAGTSFKAWSFQVIRYHLMNHRRRLASKGWLVFDDELVERISPVLEADPEELETRHQALHHCLAKLRPKDRELLQHRYASGAPLEEYAKLIQRSPGTLKATLFNLRGALRKCIERRFQDQGTSPT
- a CDS encoding NADH-quinone oxidoreductase subunit A encodes the protein MLPASAYHPGRMSSQFLPVFVQILVAIGFAAVSLTLSVLLGKSARRNATKDSAYECGMLPIGDGAPRFSVKFYLVAMLFVIFDIEVVFMYPWAVQFRDLVAGGNAVPLVSMAGFAGVLAFAYVYALKKGALSWKN
- a CDS encoding hemolysin family protein; the encoded protein is MTSALFEIALIFVLLLCNGLFAMTEIAIVSSRRAVLQARAESGSKGAARALRLADSPNRFLSTVQIGITLVGIFAGAFGGASLSARLSPVLEPFLGNAAQEVSFTIVIGALTYLSLVIGELVPKRLAMQYPEGIASMMSGPMSGLSRIASPFVTLLSWSTSSLLKLCGVQESEESKLSREELTVLIREGMVAGGVERSESRMMEGVLGFDKLEAYDIMIPRPKMVWIERDERHADVWPRIVKSTQGFFPVYHGQRDNLVGVVSVKDCYAQLAAGIEVRFQNLMQPPLLIPEVQKASLLLEDFRRTGHHAAFVVDEFGGVIGMVTLIDLMEAIVGDVPSKEERLSMPIKQRKDGSWLIDGLFEIEKLETFLKGFEKPEGAGDEYQTLAGWFSQRLSRVPTEGDIIEASDWRFEIVDMDGIRVDKVLAMRVPKV
- a CDS encoding TatD family hydrolase, whose translation is MKYIEPHAHMVSRTTDDYEKLALAGCVALCEPSFWAGFDRSSPAGFYDYYRQLTEYEPKRAAKYGIPHFCWLCINPKEAEDAGFAREVMSIIPEFLDKPTVLGIGEIGLNKNTKSELAIFEEHVQLALDRDLPILIHTPHLEDKLKGTRLILDALGSFSKLDRGKVIIDHVEEHTVNLVLEQGYWAGMTLYPESKCTPNRAIDMLETTDSDRLWLNSACDWGVSDPMAVVKCGFEMKRRKHTPEQIEKVLYENPLRFLSQSKNFKI
- a CDS encoding DUF1501 domain-containing protein, which codes for MSHHALTPNDVVLDRRDFLQRCGMGFGAMALGGLMTGTASAMGSSSGIVQPHFAPKAKRVVHLFMNGGPSQVDTFDRKPKLQEFHGKTMPLEGLKTERPTGAALRTPFEFQRYGECGLEVSELFHHTAQHADDLCVIRSMTADVPNHEPSLMLMNCGDGRLPRPSMGSWISYGLGSENENLPAYVSLCPGGMPIKRAENWRSSFLPGNFQGTYLDSSIEQVGKMIQNLRNPSARDSRQARQLDFLRGLNERHLASHDHDPQLEARIRSFELAYRMQSEATDAFDVTKEPQHVRDMYGPGAFARQCLMARRLLERGVRFIQLWHGNGQPWDSHDDIEDHRRLAKECDQGIGAFLADLKMRGLLDETLVLWGGEFGRTPAVELPQAGSNAGKMKGRDHNHFGFTVWMAGGGVKGGHVHGATDDFGFKSVEKPVHVHDLHATMLHLLGFDHEKLTYRYSGRDFRLTDVHGHVVQDLIA
- a CDS encoding DUF1549 and DUF1553 domain-containing protein — translated: MRLPIVMLALVSCTFAEQKHWAYVSPVKSEVPVQAHPVDSLLAAAWAKAGLKPAPLAAPHQWLERAAFTLTGLPPSDEQLRRFEENPDDATWRALIDELLASPAYGERWARHWMDVARYADTRGYNFDQDNRYPFAYTYRDWLIKAFNEDLPYDRFVKLQIAADLMVDRPDHPDLAALGFLTVGIRNGPVETIDDRVDVVTRGFMSSTVACARCHDHKTDPITTKDYYSLYSILENTDEPEDKPVIGKPVDEGAFAAYQTEVARLEDIDRQARQAIVDHVRSKEALPNYLELAWRAKKDDWDRGKATAEGFNRGKLRANALMRWKDFLAERAWKEDGPPRLRQWVQEMDAAPDDAARKALCEALANEWISPGEGTELAGLAKDGGCPLSYDVNRISEFMNQEDGNQRRQRASAMSKVMAEHPGSPPRAMSLSDRKEWSQAVIFLRGNPANRGETFDRQWLSFLGGGKYEDGKSPRLSLAEKIADPANPLTARVIVNRLWAWHFGAPLVEPGDFGPQTPRPELLPLLDTLAVAFQEKGGSIKEMHRLLLTSNAFKLDSVGAKENDAKDQANTFFWKWNRRRLDFETMRDRVLANSGALDTRGTGGRSVNLDNAGSDPRRSLYAFVDRYDLPGTFVSFDLPHPDHHSPKRVETTVPQQALYFLNGPLVLRQAERLTQDADFKGLPDDRARVTYVYHKLFRRVPAEDEIRGALDWIASASPKDYAPRLGGYWEVRHGPDVGKPTEELSSFPIFADNVWKTGPDPATAPVRWLNAGAGGGHASARHAMVLRWVATGAGHVRMIGNIKRTQKGGDTLAWRIDGEGQILAEAKLGPESESRLEGAWIDVKPGDTMDFVLRAPDGDSCGGVAWNIHVEGRENEGSPVVEVGDFASQFPTSDKPASGIAPADPWSDLVQMLWASNEFHFID